A region of Alteromonadaceae bacterium 2753L.S.0a.02 DNA encodes the following proteins:
- a CDS encoding general secretion pathway protein D has protein sequence MVGKTVFKHFRVIFCMTIVLCAATAWAQQQTWTVNFKDSDINEVIKFVAEVTGKTLVIDPRVKGRVKVISQKPLNERELMELFRSVLEVHDFTIVEVGNVVRVVPLKDARSSPLPVRDNPEFDEGYVTQVIQLKNIAAAKVLPVLRPLVPQHSHLAAYDPSNAIVVSDTAANIERIKEVIEKIDTAAMPVTEVIELKYADSEALVATLTKLDRAGNKGAPQSNQIQMVADKRNNAILLSGEDLQRQRLKRLIYRLDRPQLQTGNVRVVYLEYATAKDVAVVLGKVVQNMSKMSPGGDKGGGTRQGATVEADEATNSLLITAEGDQLDAIMAVVERLDIRRAQVLVEAIIVEMQLGEEESLGIDWMFQNATKGILGSSLSGGTAIAGVAAAIFGDAASATENLAAALSQSQGQSFGVGGNTGNEDFLVLVNFLQSNSNANILSTPTLLTMDNNEAMISVGQNVPFVTGSFTNAGGNGGTNPFQTIQREDVGITLTVTPHVNEGDKVIMDIKQEISSVEKDAGVASDVITNQRKVETQVMARDGSVVVLGGLIRDELQRGENRVPVLGSIPVMGRLFRSNTESLRKTNLMIFIRPTIIRDDETLEGATAEKYSYIRDLQLMQSGDRPLQITPDMLQMLPDLETQDLHMPDERTSLSTNQKRKTKKK, from the coding sequence CAACCGCGTGGGCGCAGCAGCAAACCTGGACGGTGAATTTTAAAGATTCGGATATTAACGAAGTGATTAAATTCGTGGCCGAAGTCACCGGTAAAACACTGGTTATCGACCCGCGCGTAAAAGGGCGCGTTAAAGTTATTTCGCAGAAGCCTCTCAATGAACGCGAATTAATGGAGCTGTTCCGCTCGGTGCTTGAAGTGCACGATTTCACCATTGTTGAAGTGGGTAACGTGGTGCGTGTGGTTCCGCTGAAGGATGCTCGCTCGTCGCCACTGCCGGTTCGTGATAACCCCGAGTTCGATGAAGGTTACGTCACTCAGGTTATCCAATTAAAAAATATTGCCGCAGCTAAGGTGCTGCCGGTGTTGCGTCCGCTGGTTCCGCAGCATTCGCACTTGGCCGCTTACGACCCCAGTAACGCCATTGTGGTTTCCGATACTGCTGCCAACATCGAACGCATCAAAGAAGTGATTGAAAAAATCGACACCGCTGCAATGCCGGTGACGGAAGTGATCGAGTTGAAATACGCCGACTCAGAAGCCCTGGTGGCGACGCTTACCAAGCTAGATCGGGCCGGTAACAAGGGGGCGCCGCAGTCTAATCAGATTCAGATGGTGGCCGACAAACGCAACAATGCGATTCTCCTAAGTGGTGAAGATTTACAGCGTCAGCGACTTAAGCGATTGATCTATCGTCTCGATCGGCCACAACTGCAAACTGGCAATGTGCGCGTGGTTTACCTGGAGTATGCCACTGCCAAAGACGTTGCCGTGGTGCTGGGCAAGGTCGTGCAAAATATGTCGAAGATGAGCCCCGGTGGCGACAAGGGCGGCGGTACGCGTCAGGGCGCCACGGTCGAGGCCGATGAAGCCACCAACTCGCTACTCATTACCGCTGAAGGCGACCAGCTTGATGCGATTATGGCGGTAGTCGAGCGCCTCGATATTCGCCGCGCTCAAGTGCTCGTGGAAGCCATTATTGTGGAAATGCAGTTGGGTGAAGAGGAAAGTCTTGGTATCGATTGGATGTTCCAGAATGCCACTAAGGGCATTCTTGGCTCGTCTCTTAGTGGCGGTACAGCCATTGCGGGAGTTGCAGCTGCGATTTTTGGTGACGCAGCATCGGCCACAGAAAATCTAGCCGCAGCATTGTCGCAATCCCAGGGACAATCGTTTGGTGTCGGTGGTAACACCGGAAACGAAGATTTCCTGGTGCTGGTGAACTTCCTGCAATCCAACAGCAACGCCAACATCCTCTCGACACCCACACTACTCACTATGGATAACAATGAAGCCATGATTTCTGTGGGTCAGAACGTACCTTTTGTGACCGGTAGTTTTACCAACGCTGGCGGCAATGGCGGCACTAACCCCTTCCAAACCATTCAGCGTGAAGATGTGGGTATCACCCTCACGGTCACACCGCACGTGAACGAAGGCGATAAGGTGATCATGGATATCAAGCAGGAAATATCCAGTGTTGAAAAAGACGCGGGTGTCGCCTCCGACGTAATTACCAACCAACGTAAAGTCGAAACCCAGGTAATGGCCCGCGACGGTTCCGTGGTGGTGCTGGGCGGTTTGATTCGCGACGAGTTACAGCGTGGCGAAAATCGTGTGCCTGTGTTGGGCAGTATTCCGGTGATGGGGCGTTTGTTCCGCTCTAACACCGAGAGTTTGCGTAAAACCAATCTGATGATTTTTATTCGCCCGACCATTATTCGTGATGACGAAACACTCGAGGGTGCGACTGCTGAAAAATACAGCTACATACGCGACCTGCAATTGATGCAAAGCGGTGATCGACCCTTGCAGATAACACCCGATATGTTGCAAATGTTGCCCGATCTGGAAACCCAAGATCTGCATATGCCAGACGAGCGCACATCGCTTTCAACCAACCAAAAGCGCAAAACCAAGAAGAAGTAG
- a CDS encoding type II secretion system protein F (GspF), with protein MGAYSYQALDAKGKKVKGVIEGDSERHVRSQLRSKQLKPLAVKTTRQREAPGSKQSSGFSLFNRRPHMGYRDVSLVTRQLASLVQSGLPLDEVLASTAKQSRKPAAKSIMLQVRSRVLEGLSLAQAMAEMPRVFDGLYRAMVRAGESSGYLGPVLERLADYTERSQETKQKLKSAMVYPIIMLCVSISVVTLLMVKVVPNLVGMFERNKQSLPVVTEFLIGASNFLVNYGVFLLIGVIAAFIAFQWALKADSRRKKWHSLLLRAPVTGNLILQAECSRYANTLGLLANSGVPLLEALRIASQVLTNHELKAASKDVAVMVQEGSSLHKALDAVEVFPPLLVQMAASGEANGKLAEQLLHAARNQERELEFTVNTALGLLEPFMVLFMGGVVTFIVIAILLPIFQMNQLVH; from the coding sequence ATGGGTGCGTACAGTTATCAGGCGCTGGATGCCAAGGGTAAAAAAGTTAAGGGCGTAATAGAGGGCGACTCGGAACGTCACGTTCGCTCACAACTGCGTTCCAAACAACTGAAGCCGCTCGCGGTAAAAACCACGCGTCAGCGGGAAGCGCCCGGAAGTAAACAATCATCCGGTTTTAGCTTGTTTAATCGCCGCCCTCACATGGGTTATCGCGATGTATCCCTGGTTACCCGGCAATTGGCGTCGCTCGTACAGTCAGGGCTACCTCTTGATGAGGTGCTTGCTTCCACCGCCAAACAGAGTCGCAAGCCGGCGGCAAAGAGCATTATGCTGCAGGTGCGATCACGGGTGTTGGAAGGCTTGAGCCTGGCGCAAGCCATGGCAGAAATGCCGAGAGTTTTCGATGGCTTGTATCGCGCGATGGTGCGGGCCGGCGAATCGTCGGGCTATTTGGGGCCGGTATTGGAGCGGCTCGCCGATTACACCGAGCGCAGTCAGGAAACCAAGCAAAAGCTCAAGTCGGCTATGGTGTACCCAATCATCATGTTGTGCGTGAGTATTTCCGTGGTCACCCTTCTGATGGTGAAGGTCGTTCCTAATCTGGTGGGTATGTTCGAGCGCAACAAGCAGAGCCTCCCAGTAGTTACCGAGTTTTTGATCGGCGCCAGTAATTTCCTGGTGAACTATGGCGTGTTTTTGTTGATAGGTGTAATCGCTGCTTTCATCGCGTTCCAATGGGCATTGAAAGCCGACTCACGCCGCAAAAAGTGGCATAGCTTGTTGTTGCGAGCGCCGGTTACTGGAAATCTAATTTTGCAGGCGGAGTGCTCGCGCTACGCCAACACTCTGGGCTTGCTGGCCAACAGTGGTGTACCGCTTTTGGAAGCGTTGCGGATTGCCTCGCAAGTGCTAACCAATCATGAATTAAAGGCCGCCAGTAAAGATGTCGCGGTGATGGTGCAGGAGGGCTCCAGTCTGCACAAGGCATTGGATGCCGTCGAAGTTTTTCCGCCGTTGTTAGTGCAAATGGCGGCCAGCGGAGAGGCAAATGGCAAGCTCGCAGAGCAGTTACTGCATGCAGCGCGCAACCAGGAGCGTGAACTGGAATTTACGGTTAACACAGCACTGGGTTTACTCGAGCCGTTTATGGTGCTTTTTATGGGCGGCGTAGTGACCTTTATCGTAATTGCTATTTTGTTGCCAATTTTCCAGATGAATCAGCTGGTACATTAA
- a CDS encoding general secretion pathway protein J, producing MKIKRSKYSRYSSQSGLTLLEVLIATFIMAMIASMAFGTLSVADRSREVSEDRMKDIQRIDRAWLMLENDLRNALSYAGGTAYGDLVPSMQVAYGDEFSLVFLRGGRANPLGFPRTELARVGYKLDQDQVLWRYTWVDPYNPDEDFARKQKVIEKVEDLKIQALPKQQAKGYKEGPWVDEWPQGPPDVFPLALEITIVLEDRGEIKRLFSLSPGK from the coding sequence ATGAAGATAAAACGCAGCAAGTACAGCAGGTACAGTAGTCAGTCAGGTTTAACGCTACTCGAGGTGCTGATTGCCACCTTCATCATGGCAATGATCGCCAGCATGGCATTTGGAACCTTGAGCGTTGCAGATCGTTCGCGCGAAGTTAGCGAAGATCGCATGAAAGATATTCAGCGCATCGACCGCGCCTGGTTGATGCTCGAAAATGACTTGCGTAATGCGCTGTCGTACGCCGGGGGTACCGCTTACGGTGATTTGGTGCCGAGTATGCAGGTTGCTTATGGCGATGAATTTTCGCTGGTATTTTTACGCGGAGGGCGCGCTAATCCTCTGGGTTTTCCGCGTACCGAATTAGCTCGGGTGGGTTACAAGCTGGATCAGGATCAGGTGTTATGGCGCTACACCTGGGTTGACCCTTACAACCCCGATGAGGACTTTGCCCGCAAGCAAAAAGTTATCGAGAAAGTAGAAGATCTAAAAATACAGGCGCTCCCAAAGCAACAAGCCAAGGGTTACAAAGAGGGGCCCTGGGTAGATGAGTGGCCACAGGGGCCACCGGATGTATTTCCACTGGCTTTGGAAATAACCATCGTATTGGAAGACCGCGGCGAAATTAAACGCTTATTCAGCCTCTCGCCCGGAAAATAA
- a CDS encoding general secretion pathway protein E: MNLNDEPVTDLLAEVAEPEEQQTVATRLPFSFATNYGVMLHEGRVLHRPGVTAQTLLEVRRFLGRPFEIEELETEAFKARLTRVYQSTDGEALQAVEDMGAEFDLTALADDIPDDSELLSGDGDAPVIRLINAVLSQAVQEQASDIHVEPYEDRVSIRFRVDGILAEVLSPKPQLAPVLVSRLKVMARLDIAEKRIPQDGRITVKLAGHAVDIRVSTIPSAHGERVVLRLLDQAAGQLSLEQLRMPVMVTDAFKDALHKPHGIILVTGPTGSGKTTSLYAGISHLNSRTRNILTVEDPIEYLLPGIGQTQVNTKVDMTFARGLRAILRQDPDVVMIGEIRDQETASIAVQASLTGHLVLSTLHTNTAIGAVTRLQDMGVEPFLLSSSLEALMAQRLVRLLCNQCKEPVLSGESELVRLGIPEGSQVYRPVGCDHCHSSGYRGRAGLYEFINVDDQLRQLVHEGAGEQAMLAHARTYSKSIDQSGREKVLSGETSVEEVLRVTAVS; this comes from the coding sequence ATGAATTTGAACGACGAACCCGTAACAGACTTGCTCGCCGAGGTCGCGGAGCCGGAAGAGCAGCAAACAGTTGCAACCCGTTTGCCGTTTTCTTTTGCCACCAACTACGGTGTTATGTTGCACGAAGGGCGGGTCTTGCATCGCCCCGGTGTTACCGCGCAGACCCTGCTGGAAGTGCGACGCTTCCTGGGGCGCCCGTTCGAAATCGAAGAACTCGAAACTGAAGCCTTTAAGGCGCGGCTTACCCGCGTGTATCAAAGTACCGACGGCGAAGCATTACAAGCGGTGGAAGATATGGGTGCTGAGTTCGACCTCACCGCCCTGGCCGACGATATTCCCGACGACAGTGAGCTGCTCTCCGGTGATGGTGATGCTCCCGTTATTCGCCTGATTAACGCGGTGCTTTCGCAAGCCGTGCAGGAGCAGGCCTCGGATATCCATGTCGAGCCCTATGAAGACCGAGTATCGATACGTTTTCGTGTCGATGGCATTCTCGCGGAGGTGCTGTCTCCCAAACCGCAATTGGCACCGGTGCTGGTGTCTCGCCTCAAGGTTATGGCGCGGCTCGATATTGCCGAAAAACGAATTCCTCAGGATGGCCGTATCACGGTAAAACTCGCTGGCCACGCGGTGGATATTCGTGTGTCCACAATCCCGTCAGCACACGGCGAACGGGTGGTGCTGCGTCTGCTTGATCAGGCGGCGGGGCAGTTGTCGCTCGAACAGTTGCGAATGCCGGTGATGGTCACCGATGCCTTTAAAGACGCCCTGCACAAACCCCACGGCATTATTCTGGTAACCGGGCCAACCGGTTCTGGTAAAACAACCTCGTTGTATGCGGGTATCAGCCACCTCAACAGTCGCACGCGCAACATCCTCACGGTGGAAGATCCCATCGAATACCTGTTACCCGGTATTGGTCAGACCCAGGTGAACACCAAAGTGGATATGACATTCGCCCGTGGCCTGCGAGCTATTCTGCGTCAGGACCCGGACGTCGTGATGATCGGTGAGATCCGCGACCAGGAAACCGCATCCATCGCGGTACAGGCCAGTTTAACGGGCCACTTGGTGCTCTCGACTCTGCACACCAACACCGCAATAGGTGCGGTCACCCGCTTGCAGGACATGGGAGTAGAACCCTTTCTATTGTCGTCCAGTTTGGAAGCTCTTATGGCGCAGCGTCTGGTGCGTTTACTTTGTAATCAATGCAAAGAGCCGGTCTTGTCGGGTGAGTCAGAACTGGTGCGCCTCGGCATTCCCGAGGGCAGTCAGGTGTACCGTCCGGTGGGATGCGATCACTGCCACAGTTCCGGTTACCGGGGCCGTGCCGGTCTGTACGAATTTATCAACGTCGACGACCAGTTGCGCCAGCTGGTGCACGAAGGCGCTGGCGAACAGGCGATGCTGGCGCACGCGCGAACCTACAGCAAATCTATCGACCAATCGGGTCGTGAGAAAGTGTTGTCTGGAGAAACCAGTGTTGAAGAAGTGTTGCGGGTAACGGCAGTTTCCTGA
- a CDS encoding general secretion pathway protein H produces the protein MRRYDAGFTLLEILVVLVVVAVAMGGASLAIDSGGPEKELGDMVEKFTAYAEHASEMAVLSGEPMGLLLEPPSWQSENLDAGWRFRWQKLTYEGWVDYEYLPPVNIPNTINLFVTIEGELWEWEDAPKVKLPAIAFYPGGDLTYFEIEFLLDDFSETSEHVKVDEWGRIVWVEKEEMMQQLEEELND, from the coding sequence GTGCGACGCTACGACGCGGGCTTTACGCTCCTTGAAATACTCGTGGTTCTGGTGGTGGTCGCAGTTGCAATGGGCGGCGCATCCCTCGCGATAGATTCCGGCGGGCCCGAAAAAGAGCTGGGCGATATGGTGGAAAAATTTACCGCTTATGCGGAGCACGCTAGTGAGATGGCGGTGTTGAGCGGCGAGCCGATGGGGCTCTTACTGGAACCACCTTCCTGGCAGTCTGAAAATTTGGATGCGGGGTGGCGGTTTCGCTGGCAAAAACTGACTTACGAGGGCTGGGTGGATTACGAATACCTTCCCCCAGTGAACATACCCAACACCATCAACCTGTTCGTCACGATTGAAGGTGAGTTGTGGGAATGGGAAGACGCCCCCAAAGTAAAGTTGCCAGCTATAGCTTTTTACCCGGGCGGGGACCTTACTTATTTTGAAATAGAGTTTTTGCTGGATGATTTTTCCGAAACCAGCGAACACGTCAAAGTGGATGAATGGGGCCGCATCGTTTGGGTCGAAAAAGAAGAGATGATGCAGCAGTTGGAAGAGGAGCTTAACGATTAG
- a CDS encoding general secretion pathway protein I, with the protein MNTRRSQGFTLLEAMIALFVVGVALVALVQRIQSVSDNTGYIEEKTFAYWIAQNKMEEIFLDYRIKKQFPRTETNDKEEFAGKEWYWELKPEVRPTELGNMYRLEVRVGNGPDDILASVAGLLHEDKTQQVQQVQ; encoded by the coding sequence GTGAATACCCGTCGCAGCCAAGGCTTTACGCTGCTCGAAGCGATGATTGCTTTGTTTGTGGTGGGTGTTGCGTTGGTGGCATTGGTGCAGCGCATCCAGTCGGTATCTGACAACACCGGTTATATCGAAGAAAAAACCTTCGCCTATTGGATTGCGCAAAACAAAATGGAAGAAATATTTTTGGATTACCGAATTAAAAAGCAGTTTCCAAGAACTGAAACCAACGACAAAGAAGAATTCGCCGGCAAAGAATGGTACTGGGAACTTAAACCCGAAGTGCGACCCACAGAGCTTGGCAATATGTATCGTTTGGAAGTGCGGGTGGGTAATGGCCCGGATGACATACTGGCCTCTGTAGCAGGTTTGCTCCATGAAGATAAAACGCAGCAAGTACAGCAGGTACAGTAG
- a CDS encoding general secretion pathway protein M yields MNEIKEWWNQASPRDQMALIICGGILALYVLYIAMLKPVTGMRDKQLNKNIAQAEALERVRELAATWVNRGDQKGDSNAGGRSLVDLVNSSLQKNNLRMSGMQPSGANDVRLRLEQVPFDNVLAWLYDLEVSQRLQVKDISVATGSNEGLVSVNIRLHRE; encoded by the coding sequence ATGAACGAAATAAAAGAATGGTGGAACCAGGCTTCGCCGCGCGATCAGATGGCGTTGATAATTTGTGGTGGAATTCTGGCGTTATATGTTCTTTACATCGCCATGTTGAAACCAGTCACCGGTATGCGCGATAAACAACTCAACAAAAATATTGCCCAGGCCGAAGCGCTGGAGCGCGTGCGTGAATTGGCTGCCACCTGGGTAAATCGCGGCGATCAAAAAGGTGATAGCAATGCGGGTGGCCGCTCGTTGGTAGACCTGGTTAACTCCAGTTTGCAAAAAAATAATTTGCGAATGAGTGGTATGCAACCGAGTGGCGCCAACGATGTGCGGCTACGATTAGAGCAAGTGCCATTCGATAACGTTCTCGCATGGCTCTACGATCTTGAAGTGAGCCAACGTTTACAGGTTAAAGATATTTCAGTTGCCACTGGTTCCAACGAAGGATTGGTGTCTGTCAATATTCGGTTGCATCGCGAATAG
- a CDS encoding general secretion pathway protein G has protein sequence MNTIKTNKGFSLIEIMVVLVIMGLLASIVAPNVMDVLSGSKVQKVQADFANIETALKMYKLDNFMYPSTEQGLEALVSRPSSSPEPKNWRKGGYLDELPMDPWDNEYLYLSPGEGHAYEIYTLGADGVRGGEEEGMDISNWDKPGDGGQ, from the coding sequence ATGAACACGATAAAAACTAACAAAGGTTTCAGCCTTATCGAAATTATGGTGGTGTTGGTCATTATGGGCTTACTGGCATCGATTGTGGCGCCGAATGTCATGGATGTGCTTTCTGGCAGTAAAGTTCAGAAAGTACAGGCTGATTTCGCCAACATCGAAACCGCCCTCAAAATGTACAAACTCGATAACTTTATGTATCCCAGTACCGAACAGGGGCTTGAGGCGTTGGTGAGCCGCCCGAGCTCATCGCCGGAGCCTAAAAACTGGCGCAAGGGCGGTTACCTTGATGAACTCCCCATGGACCCCTGGGATAACGAATACCTGTATTTGAGCCCCGGTGAAGGCCACGCTTACGAAATTTATACCCTGGGTGCTGATGGTGTGCGTGGCGGTGAAGAAGAAGGTATGGATATTTCCAACTGGGATAAACCCGGCGACGGCGGTCAGTAA
- a CDS encoding general secretion pathway protein N codes for MTFTKNLIKPLLYTFFALYFVYSVLSRAPAELAAFAAHAAVPNLWLTGVEGTLWSGKASAAQVDLQQAVFPLGNVTWVLEPWTLLLLSPCVNVEATRPGLLLTGKVCQSITGSTRLSDVSLETIVDPVNELLPVKISGQTSVSVLKAKFKKTQVQELDARVSWLNGSVYTGESWLAVGSYGANLNDAGKGEISAHVFDVDAPLKVDMAANWQMDRGWKTEGTVSPVPSAPELLKNGIQLVGEELEPGVYKVIWP; via the coding sequence ATGACGTTTACAAAAAATCTAATAAAACCTCTGCTCTACACGTTTTTTGCGTTGTACTTTGTTTATTCTGTGCTGTCTCGCGCACCTGCTGAATTAGCCGCTTTTGCAGCTCATGCGGCAGTACCCAATTTGTGGCTTACCGGTGTTGAAGGCACACTCTGGAGTGGCAAAGCTAGCGCCGCGCAAGTCGATCTACAGCAGGCCGTATTTCCCTTAGGTAATGTTACCTGGGTGCTTGAGCCCTGGACATTACTGTTGTTAAGTCCGTGCGTAAATGTTGAGGCCACTCGCCCAGGTCTGCTGCTTACTGGCAAAGTATGCCAGAGTATTACAGGCAGCACCCGCTTAAGCGACGTGTCTTTAGAAACGATTGTTGATCCTGTTAATGAATTGTTACCAGTGAAAATAAGTGGTCAAACTTCAGTTTCGGTACTTAAGGCAAAATTCAAAAAAACTCAGGTACAGGAATTAGATGCGCGTGTCAGCTGGTTAAACGGCAGTGTTTACACTGGTGAAAGCTGGTTGGCGGTGGGGTCCTACGGTGCCAATCTAAATGACGCGGGTAAGGGCGAAATCAGTGCACATGTTTTTGATGTTGATGCTCCATTGAAAGTGGATATGGCCGCAAATTGGCAAATGGATCGTGGCTGGAAAACTGAAGGTACGGTATCACCTGTGCCAAGTGCTCCGGAGCTTTTGAAAAACGGCATACAATTGGTAGGCGAAGAGCTGGAGCCGGGTGTTTATAAGGTAATTTGGCCGTAA
- a CDS encoding general secretion pathway protein L translates to MAEKIFARQTIDGLWQWRRATAEGQWHSDVYHTGDNEALAESMEGRSVPVTLLMPGQEVVMCEVDVESQEKRHLAKLLPYELEEQVIDSIDEVHMAFGVISDNTVPVSYASNELIRTSLEELVSQSLDVRVIAPDYLCLRIENQGVTLVMDGNRLLVRTGKYRGFAVETFLAPQVLAQQTLELDFTATVSLVAEDEQRLTELRSWLPRIWTEENGPEISEQVGSFWDWIDPEVESPINLRSGEFSRQVPIKRWALLWKTPLIAAAAAYLIAVMVTFAQYQSAKQEQRSLVQQMNDVYLQAVPNGRKGDPEGALRALVQGIKGGSEPSNLMALINGVAATLKNVSNITVSSFRYNSDQRELMMNIEAGSFDDLEKLRSNVTERGFVAELLRVEARGDKQSARMKVTEAQP, encoded by the coding sequence GTGGCTGAGAAAATATTTGCCCGACAAACCATCGATGGCCTTTGGCAGTGGCGTAGAGCCACTGCAGAGGGGCAGTGGCACAGCGACGTGTATCACACCGGCGATAACGAAGCCTTAGCGGAATCCATGGAAGGTCGAAGTGTTCCGGTAACCTTGCTAATGCCCGGGCAGGAAGTGGTGATGTGCGAGGTGGATGTCGAATCTCAGGAGAAACGCCACCTGGCAAAACTGCTGCCTTATGAATTGGAAGAGCAGGTCATCGACAGTATCGATGAAGTGCATATGGCGTTTGGCGTTATCAGTGATAACACCGTACCGGTTAGTTATGCCAGCAATGAATTGATTCGCACTTCGCTCGAAGAACTCGTTTCTCAAAGTCTCGATGTGCGCGTAATCGCACCAGATTATTTGTGTCTGCGTATCGAAAATCAGGGTGTCACCCTGGTGATGGATGGCAACCGCTTGCTGGTGCGTACCGGAAAATACCGCGGCTTCGCGGTGGAAACATTTTTAGCACCACAGGTACTCGCACAACAAACTTTGGAATTGGATTTCACCGCCACAGTTAGTCTGGTCGCCGAAGATGAACAACGACTCACTGAACTGCGCTCATGGTTGCCACGTATCTGGACCGAAGAAAACGGCCCTGAAATCAGCGAGCAAGTCGGCAGCTTCTGGGACTGGATAGATCCCGAAGTCGAATCGCCCATCAATTTACGCTCCGGTGAATTTTCGCGGCAGGTACCAATAAAACGCTGGGCATTACTTTGGAAAACACCACTCATTGCCGCTGCCGCTGCGTACCTCATTGCAGTGATGGTTACGTTTGCGCAATACCAAAGTGCCAAACAGGAACAGCGTAGTTTGGTGCAACAAATGAATGATGTGTATTTGCAGGCGGTTCCCAATGGCCGTAAGGGCGATCCCGAAGGCGCCTTGCGAGCGCTGGTGCAAGGTATTAAAGGCGGTTCAGAACCCAGCAATTTAATGGCATTGATCAATGGTGTTGCGGCGACTCTTAAAAACGTTAGCAATATTACTGTGAGTAGTTTTCGTTACAACAGCGATCAACGCGAACTCATGATGAACATCGAAGCAGGCAGTTTCGATGATCTCGAAAAATTGCGGTCAAACGTGACCGAACGCGGTTTTGTCGCGGAATTATTACGTGTCGAAGCGCGCGGCGACAAGCAATCTGCGCGTATGAAAGTGACGGAGGCGCAGCCATGA
- a CDS encoding general secretion pathway protein K, whose protein sequence is MSGVKQQRGVALVLALLVVALVTAIAVELSWRFDLSLVRAENRWYGVQAYAYLQGAEEFAFMALKFDKEEDNKKGVEIDTLDEFWAQQAAQFPTDEGWVSGKLEDAQARFNLNALAAKAQKPQGKFSDWQKFTAPQRRFIRLLQSINLGETEDEPVYLDQATAINIVEAIIDWMDVDSEVTGFGGAESDYYGQLEPPFVIPNKPMVSVSELNLIRGMTPELYQKLLPLVIALDAQVPLNINTASVEIIRSFNSKKLFYPLALEDAMDVVQNRSGGGYESVEDFAEDMKQYVPDENNGQSNFDTSGLAVFSSYFLFTGETQVGDHIRTSRALLFRNGTEVSTLRRTDANY, encoded by the coding sequence ATGAGTGGTGTAAAACAACAACGCGGTGTGGCTTTGGTGTTGGCCTTACTGGTGGTGGCTCTGGTTACCGCGATTGCCGTGGAGCTGAGCTGGCGTTTTGATTTATCGCTGGTGCGCGCTGAAAACCGCTGGTACGGAGTGCAGGCTTACGCCTATTTACAAGGTGCTGAAGAATTTGCCTTTATGGCATTGAAATTCGACAAAGAAGAAGACAACAAAAAGGGTGTAGAAATTGATACGCTCGATGAATTCTGGGCACAACAGGCGGCGCAGTTCCCAACCGATGAAGGTTGGGTATCGGGCAAACTGGAAGACGCTCAAGCGCGTTTTAACTTAAACGCGTTAGCGGCTAAAGCACAAAAGCCGCAGGGTAAATTTTCTGACTGGCAGAAATTTACCGCACCGCAACGACGTTTTATTCGTTTGTTGCAGTCGATAAATTTGGGGGAAACCGAAGACGAGCCGGTATACCTTGATCAGGCGACAGCGATTAACATCGTTGAAGCTATTATCGACTGGATGGATGTTGATAGTGAAGTTACCGGCTTCGGTGGCGCAGAGTCAGATTATTACGGGCAGTTGGAACCACCGTTTGTGATTCCCAACAAACCCATGGTGAGCGTGAGTGAATTAAATTTAATTCGTGGCATGACGCCAGAGCTTTACCAAAAATTATTGCCCCTGGTGATTGCGTTGGATGCCCAGGTGCCACTGAATATTAATACCGCGTCGGTAGAAATTATTCGCAGTTTTAACAGCAAGAAACTGTTCTACCCACTGGCATTGGAAGACGCCATGGACGTTGTTCAAAATCGCTCCGGTGGCGGTTACGAAAGCGTTGAAGATTTTGCGGAAGATATGAAGCAGTATGTGCCAGACGAAAATAATGGCCAAAGTAATTTCGATACCTCGGGTTTGGCTGTATTCAGTTCGTATTTTCTGTTTACCGGCGAAACCCAGGTAGGAGATCACATACGTACCAGTCGGGCGTTGTTGTTTCGAAATGGTACTGAAGTGTCAACATTGCGGCGTACAGACGCCAATTATTAA